One Euphorbia lathyris chromosome 1, ddEupLath1.1, whole genome shotgun sequence DNA segment encodes these proteins:
- the LOC136208307 gene encoding nuclear transport factor 2-like isoform X1, with protein MASQNNPATPSAQVVGNAFVEQYYHILHTSPELVHRFYQDSSVLSRPDIDGKMTTVATMQGINEKVLSLNFKDYTAEIKTADAQKSYKDGVTVLVTGSLMGKDNLKRKFAQSFFLAPQDNGYFVLNDVFRFVEDSEPLENHTVNGIDNTTTVPVIPDSEPSRVLDPSAPDPETLAVEQDKIAEKANEPVDSAEQLIHEKEIVLESHSHSNGNNVSIVVESGPSITQEDAPKKSYASIVKVEKGTSGPTKVYVPTNASKVTHKKPQHQPVPAAPVTEHETSVPSSNESPESSNAQGEVEGHSVYIRNLPYNMMPAQLETEFKKYGPIKQGGIQVRYNKQQGYCFGFVEFDSPSSMNNAIQASPMSIGGRQAVIEMKRTSTRELGVPLAVGSGRGRFSPGRTGFRSDSFRGRGNYVGGRGSGRNEFGNRGEFNGQGRNEIGNRGEYGGGQGRNEYGNRGEYGGGQGRSSGRGEGYHQSRGRGGRSSGQKLVSNST; from the exons ATGGCATCGCAAAACAATCCAGCTACCCCTAGTGCTCAAGTGGTTGGAAATGCTTTTGTTGAGCAGTATTACCATATTCTTCACACATCTCCAGAGTTGGTTCATAGATTTTATCAAGACTCAAGTGTGCTAAGCCGGCCAGATATAGATGGTAAAATGACAACAGTGGCAACCATGCAA GGTATCAATGAGAAGGTACTGTCCTTGAACTTCAAGGACTATACAGCGGAAATTAAAACAGCAGACGCTCAAAAATCCTACAAGGATGGGGTTACTGTGTTAGTTACTGGATCCTTGATGGGCAAGGACAACTTGAAAAGGAAATTTGCACAGTCATTCTTTCTCGCACCCCAAGACAATGGGTATTTTGTTCTCAATGATGTTTTCAGATTTGTGGAAGACAGTGAACCATTGGAGAATCATACTGTTAATGGTATTGATAACACCACTACAGTACCTGTAATCCCAGATTCTG AGCCTTCTCGTGTTCTTGATCCTTCTGCACCAGACCCGGAAACCTTAGCAGTCGAACAGGATAAGATTGCTGAGAAAGCTAATGAGCCAGTGGACTCTGCAGAACAGCTAATTCATGAAAAAGAGATCGTTTTAGAATCCCATTCTCATTCCAATGGGAACAATGTTTCTATAGTGGTTGAATCAGGTCCCTCTATCACCCAGGAGGACGCTCCAAAGAAATCTTATGCATCAATT GTTAAGGTGGAAAAAGGGACTTCAGGTCCAACAAAAGTTTATGTACCAACTAATGCTTCAAAAGTGACCCATAAGAAACCACAACACCAACCTGTGCCTGCAGCACCTGTTACAGAACATGAAACATCAGTGCCAAGTAGCAATGAATCCCCTGAAAGTAGCAATGCTCAGGGGGAAG ttgaaggtcactcagtttacATTCGTAATTTGCCCTATAATATGATGCCTGCTCAGCTTGAGACAGAGTTTAAGAAATATGGACCAATTAAGCAAGGAGGCATTCAAGTTAGATACAATAAG CAACAGGGATACTGTTTTGGTTTTGTTGAATTTGATTCTCCGAGCTCCATGAACAATGCTATCCAG GCATCGCCCATGTCTATTGGAGGGCGTCAAGCAGTTATCGAGATGAAGAGAACTTctactcgag AGTTGGGGGTGCCTCTTGCAGTTGGTAGCGGAAGAGGTAGGTTCTCTCCTGGCAGGACAGGATTTCGGAGTGACAGTTTTAGAGGTCGTGGAAACTATGTTGGTGGTCGGGGTTCCGGAAGGAATGAATTTGGAAACCGGGGTGAATTCAATGGTCAAGGCAGGAATGAAATTGGAAACCGGGGTGAATATGGAGGAGGTCAGGGCAGGAATGAATATGGAAACCGGGGTGAATATGGAGGAGGTCAAGGCAGGAGTTCCGGGAGAGGTGAAGGTTACCATCAAAGTAGAGGGAGAGGGGGCCGTTCAAGCGGGCAAAAGCTTGTCAGTAATTCTACATAA
- the LOC136208307 gene encoding nuclear transport factor 2-like isoform X2 yields MASQNNPATPSAQVVGNAFVEQYYHILHTSPELVHRFYQDSSVLSRPDIDGKMTTVATMQGINEKVLSLNFKDYTAEIKTADAQKSYKDGVTVLVTGSLMGKDNLKRKFAQSFFLAPQDNGYFVLNDVFRFVEDSEPLENHTVNGIDNTTTVPVIPDSEPSRVLDPSAPDPETLAVEQDKIAEKANEPVDSAEQLIHEKEIVLESHSHSNGNNVSIVVESGPSITQEDAPKKSYASIVKVEKGTSGPTKVYVPTNASKVTHKKPQHQPVPAAPVTEHETSVPSSNESPESSNAQGEVEGHSVYIRNLPYNMMPAQLETEFKKYGPIKQGGIQVRYNKQQGYCFGFVEFDSPSSMNNAIQASPMSIGGRQAVIEMKRTSTRVGSGRGRFSPGRTGFRSDSFRGRGNYVGGRGSGRNEFGNRGEFNGQGRNEIGNRGEYGGGQGRNEYGNRGEYGGGQGRSSGRGEGYHQSRGRGGRSSGQKLVSNST; encoded by the exons ATGGCATCGCAAAACAATCCAGCTACCCCTAGTGCTCAAGTGGTTGGAAATGCTTTTGTTGAGCAGTATTACCATATTCTTCACACATCTCCAGAGTTGGTTCATAGATTTTATCAAGACTCAAGTGTGCTAAGCCGGCCAGATATAGATGGTAAAATGACAACAGTGGCAACCATGCAA GGTATCAATGAGAAGGTACTGTCCTTGAACTTCAAGGACTATACAGCGGAAATTAAAACAGCAGACGCTCAAAAATCCTACAAGGATGGGGTTACTGTGTTAGTTACTGGATCCTTGATGGGCAAGGACAACTTGAAAAGGAAATTTGCACAGTCATTCTTTCTCGCACCCCAAGACAATGGGTATTTTGTTCTCAATGATGTTTTCAGATTTGTGGAAGACAGTGAACCATTGGAGAATCATACTGTTAATGGTATTGATAACACCACTACAGTACCTGTAATCCCAGATTCTG AGCCTTCTCGTGTTCTTGATCCTTCTGCACCAGACCCGGAAACCTTAGCAGTCGAACAGGATAAGATTGCTGAGAAAGCTAATGAGCCAGTGGACTCTGCAGAACAGCTAATTCATGAAAAAGAGATCGTTTTAGAATCCCATTCTCATTCCAATGGGAACAATGTTTCTATAGTGGTTGAATCAGGTCCCTCTATCACCCAGGAGGACGCTCCAAAGAAATCTTATGCATCAATT GTTAAGGTGGAAAAAGGGACTTCAGGTCCAACAAAAGTTTATGTACCAACTAATGCTTCAAAAGTGACCCATAAGAAACCACAACACCAACCTGTGCCTGCAGCACCTGTTACAGAACATGAAACATCAGTGCCAAGTAGCAATGAATCCCCTGAAAGTAGCAATGCTCAGGGGGAAG ttgaaggtcactcagtttacATTCGTAATTTGCCCTATAATATGATGCCTGCTCAGCTTGAGACAGAGTTTAAGAAATATGGACCAATTAAGCAAGGAGGCATTCAAGTTAGATACAATAAG CAACAGGGATACTGTTTTGGTTTTGTTGAATTTGATTCTCCGAGCTCCATGAACAATGCTATCCAG GCATCGCCCATGTCTATTGGAGGGCGTCAAGCAGTTATCGAGATGAAGAGAACTTctactcgag TTGGTAGCGGAAGAGGTAGGTTCTCTCCTGGCAGGACAGGATTTCGGAGTGACAGTTTTAGAGGTCGTGGAAACTATGTTGGTGGTCGGGGTTCCGGAAGGAATGAATTTGGAAACCGGGGTGAATTCAATGGTCAAGGCAGGAATGAAATTGGAAACCGGGGTGAATATGGAGGAGGTCAGGGCAGGAATGAATATGGAAACCGGGGTGAATATGGAGGAGGTCAAGGCAGGAGTTCCGGGAGAGGTGAAGGTTACCATCAAAGTAGAGGGAGAGGGGGCCGTTCAAGCGGGCAAAAGCTTGTCAGTAATTCTACATAA